Proteins encoded by one window of Haematobia irritans isolate KBUSLIRL chromosome 2, ASM5000362v1, whole genome shotgun sequence:
- the LOC142227072 gene encoding uncharacterized protein LOC142227072: protein MAQLVKKPRCFLCGRNQPLKYCVRFRNMSVPERRKVLVGKDICINCFGSGHTRSNCPSENRCQMCDAKHHTMIHVDNFEAVPSFETTILWSSDNEETDQFTATTPCSGNETNFFTITADELSSLPFDSMPFYKQMTTYKGCLPYNWSPTDDNKSTMIAPVIECDVLEGGIQKSLTFLFEPRVPKSMLVFESIKEFGHVCSTRLDINYGLFNIILPYEQHRHRFVIVNRIPFYTPPAVKRSFASYFPHRQMAHPNPFDYSHIDGVFGHDLEDYIVLGESSKCEKNPCISIQNTVFGLVLSGSTARSNIPFLKSLAPLERREDGPFCN, encoded by the coding sequence ATGGCTCAGCTAGTAAAAAAACCGAGATGTTTTCTCTGTGGTCGAAACCAACCATTAAAATATTGCGTCCGGTTTCGCAATATGTCTGTTCCCGAACGTCGAAAGGTCTTAGTTGGAAAGGATATATGCATAAACTGTTTTGGAAGTGGACACACCAGATCAAATTGTCCATCAGAAAATCGATGTCAAATGTGTGACGCCAAACACCATACGATGATACACGTCGACAATTTTGAGGCTGTACCAAGTTTCGAAACCACTATCCTCTGGTCGTCAGATAATGAAGAAACAGATCAATTCACCGCAACAACCCCATGCTCTGGCAACGAGACCAACTTTTTCACCATTACTGCAGATGAATTATCTAGCCTACCATTTGACTCCATGCCTTTCTATAAACAGATGACAACATACAAAGGTTGCTTACCATACAACTGGTCCCCCACAGATGACAACAAGTCTACAATGATAGCTCCAGTAATTGAGTGTGATGTCTTAGAAGGAGGTATTCAAAAGTCCTTGACTTTTCTCTTCGAACCAAGAGTACCAAAATCTATGTTGGTATTCGAAAGCATCAAAGAATTTGGCCATGTATGTTCGACAAGATTAGATATAAATTATGGCTTATTCAACATTATACTTCCTTATGAGCAACATCGACACCGATTCGTCATAGTGAATAGAATCCCATTTTATACACCTCCTGCTGTGAAACGATCCTTCGCGAGCTACTTTCCACATCGTCAAATGGCTCATCCAAATCCATTCGACTATAGCCACATTGACGGTGTTTTTGGTCATGATTTGGAAGACTACATCGTACTAGGAGAGTCTTCAAAATGCGAAAAGAACCCATGTATATCCATCCAAAACACAGTGTTCGGTCTGGTCTTGAGTGGATCCACAGCGAGAAGCAACATCCCATTTTTAAAATCATTGGCTCCTCTTGAGCGGCGAGAAGATGGCCCATTCTGTAATTAA
- the LOC142224477 gene encoding uncharacterized protein LOC142224477 → MSSSRKFNFDQKQLVSFCKKFAEEFENIDSPAIFEVKHNELERRWSNLVESFENLMTSGESDENLEDKENVEKFDAASEKYQDCKVKIIEALQNRLQPKVHESTRADVSMTYQNVSNLKLPPCDTQPFEGGYSKWPAFRDIFQAVFINHPGLSQAQKLYHLRCKTRGEALQIVQKFDLVDSNFNLAWEALKNRYENTRILVHQQMKKLFGAPVANCETPKSIRQIQSCINDSVSILKSFKVKTDDWDPILIHLCSTKLPDETIRAWEDSLVDHRELPSWSQLDSFLSKRIEILETINDLKKPSHKDNQNKTQTFYAYSERGNTNICKKCKRNHGLRHCKYFKALTPQERLKYVYANKYCANCLSSNHFKSKCSSNSLCNKCQKKHHTMLHLDTNQSNVTNQRIDSEEAENGQLDTPSTSNSIRERNNNRNDSIQVHFAQNNGTTVLPTAVIKLVHAGEIFLVRALLDGGSERSFISKRLQQQLQLPVLRHISQISGLGGTIVGNSNGTCCVEIQSRNTKFSMKINAIVVPKLASFLPAKRVNIGHLEYLSNFDLADPFFYKPSPIDMIIGSDYLPQINMKGIHLDSAQGLEVRESKFGWYLSGPMPVSEINSFSLSVVDSDHENLHDILKKFWEIEEVDVRPPVNDHDAYCEEYYRKTTFRDESGRYVVRLPFKPEFPHEIYLGASKKSALAQYFRMEKNLAKNSDLKTEYDKVLQEYIDLEHMDLVKYNELPDEKQFSFFLPHHAVVKPDRKSTKVRVVFNGSKKTSSGYSLNNVLLQGPTLLADLTQIILGWRFYKYVFTGDIEKMYRQIWLHPEDRKYQSILFRPNSDDHVKTYQLKTVTFGINCAPFLAIRTLIQLSEDYRPKYEFGSQVLRNETYVDDVLSGGHDIEEAKLKQLQLMQILKSASFPLKKMTSNNDFLLQHLAREDLLDEDFLKFDESSTTKTLGIRWNAKEDEFFYNVESIEKNPVATKRIILSVIARIYDPLGWLGPIIVTAKILMQSLWQEKIDWNEPVPLHLLVTWNKFVENLSFVSRLRIPRWIGFSPRKHIQMHGFCDASEKAYCGAIYIRVQDLSGTISSNLLIAKTKVAPLKNITVPKLELCGAVLMAKLMKTITVKYDYEKYFWTDSSIVLGWLQKSPQSLKTFVANRITKLSQISDITCWKHICTEDNPADVGTRGCTPQELKQHKLWWHGPPWLQTLQENWPKPRTFDPTEIETKKTSNFHLEIQNEDFINRFSSFNKAIRVLCQIYRFINKCRHKLHQEGEALSTDEITFAKHRLIIMAQKSHYAQEYKKLESKLPVNKKSTILTLAPFLDKDGLIRVGGRLNNSGFSFEERHPVLIPDKSHLSTLFVNYAHEILLHAEHGVMLRYIRQGFYIPRLRNAIRKTIRNCRKCTIYKHKFHNQLMASLPQERVNFSPPFTYTGVDFAGPFSIKSSFLKNAKVLKSYAAVFVCFTTRSVHLECCSDLSADAFLATFSRFVGRRGLPKTLFSDNGRNFIGANRKLLEEHNLFLKDVGNNLGKIYSPQGFTWSFIPPYAPHMGGLWEAAVKSMKTHLKKVTTNWNFTFEEFTTLLVRVEAVLNSRPLCPISEDPSELLPLTPGHFLRGASLTAPPESPVIPPLKSLSYINRWQRLKAIFHMFSQRWKSEYVVELQRRYKWKTSKNNIKEGDIVIVKEDSLPPTEWCLGRILKTFYGKDNNVRVAEIKTKNGVIVRPVVKICLLPTSENPSFSQLPKDILLKPKSQ, encoded by the coding sequence GCAAAACAGATTGCAGCCTAAAGTACATGAAAGTACACGAGCTGATGTCTCCATGACTTATCAAAATGTTTCGAACTTGAAACTTCCACCCTGTGATACACAGCCATTTGAGGGAGGATACTCGAAGTGGCCTGCGTTCAGGGATATTTTCCAAGCAGTGTTTATAAATCATCCTGGCTTATCTCaagctcaaaaattataccaCTTACGTTGCAAAACAAGAGGTGAAGCCTTGCAAAtagtacaaaaatttgatcttgttgattcaaatttcaatttagcaTGGGAAGCATTAAAAAATAGATACGAGAATACTCGAATCCTCGTCCATCAACAAATGAAGAAATTGTTTGGCGCTCCAGTCGCAAATTGTGAAACCCCAAAATCCATAAGACAAATTCAAAGTTGTATTAATGATAGCGTATCCATATTAAAATCATTCAAGGTGAAAACTGATGATTGGGATCCTATTTTAATACATTTATGCTCTACAAAATTGCCTGACGAGACAATTAGAGCTTGGGAAGACTCATTAGTTGACCATAGGGAATTGCCATCATGGTCACAATTAGATTCCTTTTTATCAAAAAGGATAGAAATCTTGGAAACCATTAATGATTTGAAAAAGCCAAGTCACAAAGATAatcagaacaaaacacaaacattttatgcgtATTCAGAGAGAGGAAATACCAATATTTGCAAGAAATGTAAACGAAATCATGGTCTTCGTCATTGTAAATATTTCAAAGCACTAACTCCACAAGAGAGACTAAAATATGTTTATGCGAATAAATATTGTGCCAATTGTTTATCGTCGAATCATTTTAAGTCTAAATGTTCGAGCAACTCGTTATGTAACAAATGCCAGAAAAAGCATCACACTATGCTTCATTTGGATACAAATCAGAGTAATGTGACAAACCAACGAATTGATAGCGAAGAAGCTGAAAATGGACAATTAGATACTCCAAGTACATCAAATTCAATAAGAGAAAGGAATAATAATCGTAATGATTCTATACAAGTTCATTTCGCCCAAAATAATGGCACAACTGTTTTACCCACAGCTGTAATAAAATTGGTTCATGCTGGGGAAATTTTTTTGGTCCGAGCTCTCTTAGATGGAGGTTCGGAAAGAAGTTTCATCTCAAAACGATTACAACAACAACTGCAACTGCCAGTACTTCGTCATATCAGTCAGATATCAGGATTGGGAGGAACTATAGTTGGAAATTCGAACGGAACCTGTTGCGTTGAAATTCAatctagaaatacaaaattctcCATGAAAATAAATGCTATTGTTGTTCCAAAATTAGCTAGTTTTCTCCCCGCAAAGAGAGTAAACATTGGACACCTAGAGTATTTATCAAATTTCGATCTTGCGGATCCATTTTTCTACAAACCATCGCCTATAGATATGATCATCGGAAGTGATTACTTACCACAAATTAATATGAAAGGCATTCATCTTGATTCAGCCCAAGGATTAGAAGTCAGAGAATCCAAATTTGGATGGTATTTGTCAGGTCCTATGCCTGTTTCTGaaataaattcattttcattatcagttgtAGATTCCGATCACGAAAATCTACATGatattttgaagaagttttgggAAATTGAGGAGGTTGATGTTCGTCCACCCGTTAATGATCACGATGCATACTGCGAGGAATACTACCGGAAAACTACATTTCGAGATGAAAGTGGAAGATACGTAGTGCGCCTTCCCTTTAAGCCTGAATTTCCTCATGAAATATATTTAGGTGCCTCAAAAAAGAGTGCATTGGCTCAATATTTCAGAATGGAGAAAAACCTTGCGAAAAATTCAGATTTGAAGACTGAATACGATAAAGTTCTTCAAGAATATATTGATTTAGAGCATATGGATTTAGTAAAGTACAATGAACTACCTGATGAGAAacagttttcttttttcttgcCCCATCACGCGGTTGTTAAACCGGACAGGAAATCCACAAAAGTTCGGGTTGTGTTTAATGGATCAAAGAAAACGTCTAGTGGCTATTCATTGAATAATGTATTACTTCAAGGGCCAACACTTTTAGCCGATTTGACCCAAATAATTTTAGGATGGCGATTTTATAAATATGTATTCACAGGCGACATCGAGAAGATGTATCGCCAAATTTGGCTTCACCCAGAAGATAGAAAATaccaatcaattttatttcgacctaATTCTGATGATCATGTTAAAACATATCAACtaaaaactgtgacttttggaaTCAATTGCGCCCCCTTTTTGGCGATAAGGACATTGATTCAACTCAGCGAGGACTACAGGCCGAAATATGAGTTTGGTTCACAAGTGCTTCGGAACGAAACTTATGTTGATGATGTATTGTCAGGTGGACATGACATCGAAGAAGCAAAACTAAAACAATTACAACTAATGCAGATACTCAAATCTGCCTCTTTTCCTTTAAAAAAGATGACATCCAATAACGATTTTCTTTTGCAACATTTGGCCCGGGAAGATCTTCTTGatgaagattttttaaaatttgatgagTCCAGCACGACTAAAACTTTGGGCATCCGCTGGAATGCCAAGGAAGATGAATTCTTTTATAATGTTgagtccatagaaaaaaatcccgTAGCTACGAAAAGAATAATATTATCGGTTATTGCGAGAATATATGACCCTCTGGGTTGGCTGGGACCAATAATTGTCACAGCCAAAATATTGATGCAAAGTTTATGGCAGGAAAAAATTGACTGGAATGAGCCTGTACCTTTACATTTGTTAGTAACTTGgaataaatttgttgaaaatttgtcatttgTTTCGAGGTTGCGAATACCGAGGTGGATTGGATTTTCTCCAAGAAAGCATATCCAAATGCATGGATTTTGCGACGCCTCGGAGAAGGCTTACTGCGGTGCAATTTATATTCGTGTTCAAGATCTCAGTGGCACTATTTCCAGCAACCTGCTCATAGCCAAAACAAAAGTGGCCCCTCTAAAGAATATAACAGTTCCGAAACTCGAATTATGCGGTGCTGTGTTGATGGCGAAATTAATGAAAACAATCACGGTGAAATATGATTATGAAAAATACTTTTGGACTGATTCTTCTATTGTCTTAGGTTGGCTGCAAAAATCCCCACAGTCCCTAAAGACATTTGTGGCTAACAGAATTACAAAACTCAGTCAAATCTCggatatcacttgttggaaacaTATATGTACTGAAGACAATCCAGCTGATGTAGGTACCCGAGGATGTACTCCACAAGAGCTTAAGCAACATAAACTATGGTGGCATGGGCCTCCGTGGCTTCAAACTCTACAAGAAAATTGGCCCAAGCCAAGAACTTTTGATCCAACAGAAATCGAAACCAAAAAGACGTCAAATTTTCATcttgaaattcaaaatgaaGATTTCATAAATCGTTTTTCATCATTTAACAAAGCTATTCGAGTTTTGTGTCAAATATATCGGTTTATCAACAAATGCCGACATAAACTTCACCAAGAGGGTGAAGCATTATCTACAGATGAAATAACTTTTGCAAAACATCGATTAATAATTATGGCACAGAAGTCTCATTACGCTCAGGAGTACAAGAAACTTGAATCAAAACTGCCTGTCAATAAGAAAAGTACTATTTTAACTCTAGCCCCATTCTTGGACAAAGACGGATTAATACGAGTTGGTGGAAGACTAAATAATTCTGGATTTAGTTTTGAAGAGCGGCATCCGGTTCTCATACCTGATAAATCTCATCTATCAACGCTTTTTGTAAATTATGCACACGAAATACTCTTGCATGCAGAACATGGAGTTATGCTACGATACATAAGACAAGGTTTTTATATTCCTCGCCTTCGAAATGCAATCAGAAAAACAATTCGTAATTGCCGAAAATGTACGATTTATAAACACAAATTCCACAATCAACTCATGGCATCTTTACCTCAAGAAAGAGTTAATTTCTCTCCTCCTTTCACCTATACTGGAGTTGATTTTGCTGGCCCATTCAGCATCAAATCGTCGTTTCTCAAAAATGctaaagtgttaaaaagttaTGCAGCGGTTTTTGTGTGTTTTACTACGAGATCCGTCCACTTGGAGTGTTGCTCAGATCTGTCAGCTGATGCCTTCCTGGCCACATTTAGCCGATTTGTTGGTCGTCGAGGGCTACCAAAAACACTATTCTCCGACAATGGGAGAAATTTCATAGGCGCTAATCGAAAACTCCTAGAAGAGCACAATTTATTTCTCAAAGATGTGGGAAATaatttgggaaaaatatatAGTCCACAAGGCTTTACATGGTCTTTTATACCGCCATATGCTCCTCATATGGGCGGCCTATGGGAGGCTGCCGTCAAATCTATGAAGACCCACTTAAAAAAGGTAACAACTAATTGGAACTTTACATTTGAAGAGTTTACAACTTTATTGGTTCGAGTTGAAGCAGTTCTAAACTCAAGGCCACTATGTCCGATTTCAGAAGACCCAAGTGAACTTCTACCATTGACACCCGGTCATTTTTTGCGTGGAGCTTCCCTTACAGCTCCCCCAGAGTCTCCAGTCATACCTCCATTAAAATCTCTCTCATATATTAATCGATGGCAGCGATTAAAAGCGATTTTTCACATGTTTAGTCAAAGATGGAAATCTGAATATGTAGTAGAATTACAAAGACGTTATAAATGGAAGACGAGCAAGAATAACATCAAAGAAGGAGATATTGTCATCGTGAAAGAAGATTCATTGCCACCAACGGAATGGTGTCTTGGccgaattttgaaaacattctaTGGTAAAGATAATAACGTAAGAGTAGCAGAGATCAAAACTAAAAATGGCGTAATCGTGCGACCTGTCGTGAAGATATGTCTTCTCCCGACATCAGAAAATCCCTCCTTTTCACAATTGCCAAAAGACATATTATTAAAACCAAAATCCCAATGA